A DNA window from Camelina sativa cultivar DH55 chromosome 17, Cs, whole genome shotgun sequence contains the following coding sequences:
- the LOC104755937 gene encoding LOW QUALITY PROTEIN: probable ubiquitin receptor RAD23a (The sequence of the model RefSeq protein was modified relative to this genomic sequence to represent the inferred CDS: inserted 1 base in 1 codon), producing the protein MKLTVKTLKGSHFEIRVLPTDTIMAVKKNIEDSQSKDNYPCGQQLLIHNGKVLKDHXKKVTEEGFLVVMLSKSKTASSAGPSSVQPTSTATSTVSSTTTPAAPLTTQSIAVPAPNSTSAQEQPASQSDTYGQAASTLVSGSSVEQMVQQIMEMGGGSWDKETVTRALRAAYNNPERAVDYLYSGIPETVVVPATNPSGVGSDAENAAPPASGGPNSSPLDLFPQEAVSDAVGGDLGTLEFLRGNDQFQQLRTMVNSNPQILQPMLQELGKQNPQLLRLIQENQTEFLQLLNEPYEGSDGDMDIFDQPEQEMPHAVNVTPAEQEAIQRLEAMGFDRALVIEAFLACDRNEELAANYLLEHSADFED; encoded by the exons ATGAAGCTCACCGTTAAGACTCTCAAGGGTAGTCATTTCGAAATCAGGGTTCTTCCCACCGACACG ATAATGGCGGTGAAGAAGAATATTGAAGATTCACAAAGCAAAGACAACTATCCTTGTGGACAGCAATTGCTAATTCACAATGGTAAAGTTTTGAAAGATC CGAAGAAGGTCACCGAAGAAGGTTTTCTTGTTGTCATGCTCAGCAAG AGTAAAACTGCAAGTTCTGCTGGTCCCTCTTCTGTTCAG CCTACGTCCACTGCTACATCTACCGTATCTTCAACAACAACG CCTGCAGCTCCATTGACAACTCAGTCAATAGCTGTGCCAGCTCCAAATTCTACTTCCGCTCAAGAACAACCTgc GTCTCAAAGTGACACTTATGGTCAAGCTGCTTCAACTTTAGTTAGTGGCAGTAGTGTTGAGCAAATGGTTCAACAAATAATGGAAATGGGAGGTGGGAGCTGGGACAAAGAAACAGTTACTCGTGCTCTTCGTGCAGCGTATAACAACCCTGAGAGAGCAGTGGATTATCTATATTCT GGAATTCCTGAAACAGTAGTCGTTCCAGCAACTAATCCTTCTGGAGTAGGATCTGATGCAGAAAATGCTGCTCCTCCTGCTTCTGGAGGACCTAATTCATCTCCTCTGGATTTGTTTCCCCAG GAAGCAGTTTCTGATGCTGTAGGTGGAGATCTTGGAACGCTTGAATTCCTCAGAGGCAATGATCAG TTCCAACAATTACGAACCATGGTCAATTCCAACCCCCAGATTCTGCAG CCTATGCTTCAAGAGCTCGGAAAGCAGAATCCCCAACTTCTGAGGCTAATTCAAGAGAACCAAACCGAATTTCTTCAGTTACTAAATGAGCCCTACGAAGGATCTGACGG GGATATGGATATTTTCGATCAACCAGAGCAAGAAATGCCCCACGCTGTCAACGTTACCCCTGCAGAGCAAGAAGCGATTCAACGG CTCGAGGCAATGGGGTTTGATAGAGCATTAGTCATAGAAGCCTTCCTTGCGTGTGACCGTAACGAGGAATTGGCTGCAAACTATCTGCTAGAGCACTCAGCAGATTTTGAAGACTGA
- the LOC104755936 gene encoding coiled-coil domain-containing protein 124-like has protein sequence MPKKMGVNSKAEVAKSRKNAAEAEQKDRQTREKEEQYWREAEGPKSKAAKKREEEAEKKAETAAKKAEARRLAEQEEQELEKALKKPDKKANRVTVPVPKVTEAELIRRREEDQVAQAKKAEDSKKKQTRMAGEDEYEKMVLVTNTNRDDSLIEAHTVDEALARITVSDNLPVDRHPEKRLKASFKAYEEAELPRLKAERPGLTHTQYKDVIWKMWKKSPDNPLNQAAAAAAASE, from the exons ATGCCGAAGAAGATGGGTGTGAACAGCAAGGCGGAGGTCGCCAAATCCCGGAAGAACGCCGCCGAGGCTGAGCAGAAGGATCGCCAGACACGGGAGAAGGAGGAACAATACTGGCGCGAGGCGGAAGGTCCTAAATCCAAGGCGGCGAAGAAGCGGGAAGAAGAGGCGGAGAAGAAGGCTGAGACCGCGGCAAAGAAAGCTGAGGCGAGGCGTCTCGCTGAGCAAGAGGAGCAAGAGCTGGAGAAGGCTCTTAAAAAGCCCGATAAGAAGGCGAATCGCGTCACTGTACCGGTCCCTAAGGTCACAGAGGCTGAGCTCATCCGAAGGCGTGAGGAGGATCAGGTGGCGCAGGCCAAGAAAGCAGAAGACTCTAAGAAGAAACAGACTCGCATGGCTGGGGAAGATGAGTATGAGAAGATGGTACTTGTGACCAATACCAATCGCGATGATTCTCTCATCGAGGCTCATACTGTTGACGAGGCTCTCGCACGGATTACGGTTTCAGATAACCTCCCCGTTGATCGACATCCGGAGAAAAGGCTTAAGGCTTCCTTTAAG GCCTATGAAGAAGCTGAACTTCCAAGGCTGAAGGCGGAGAGACCAGGTCTTACTCACACTCAGTACAAGGACGTGATTTGGAAGATGTGGAAGAAATCACCAGATAATCCTCTTAACCAG gctgctgctgctgctgctgcttctgagTGA
- the LOC104755938 gene encoding probable protein phosphatase 2C 6 produces MGLCHSRTDKTTTRKETGTSSTAVTTVERQSSGKLRRQRDLYSGGQIDEIQQQVVGRLVGNGSSDIACLYTQQGKKGTNQDAMLVWENFCSRSDTVLCGVFDGHGPFGHMVSKRVRDMLPFTLSTQLKTTSGTEQSGSKNGLEFASSVDEEQLCDLQQTEKDEKLLPKMYLPLKRALLKTCQQMDKELKMHPTINCFCSGTTSVTVIKQGKDLVVGNIGDSRAVLATIDQDNALVAVQLTIDLKPDLPSESARIQKCRGRVFALQDEPEVARVWLPNSDSPGLAMARAFGDFCLKDYGLISVPDINYHRLTERDQFIILATDGVWDVLSNKEAVDIVASAPSRNTAARSLVDTAVRAWRLKYPTSKNDDCAVVCLFLEDSPEEASIEVSESVDHSHKESTESVTITVNKDADKKEEAAAETDEIIPVLEIREDKTPESCRIESKKTTLAECISVKDDEEWSALEGLTRVNSLLSIPRFFSGELRSSSWRKWL; encoded by the exons ATGGGTCTGTGTCATTCGAGAACTGATAAGACCACCACGAGGAAGGAAACGGGAACATCAAGCACTGCCGTTACTACGGTGGAGAGACAAAGCTCTGGAAAGCTGAGGAGACAGAGAGATTTATATAGCGGCGGCCAAATCGATGAGATTCAACAACAAGTCGTGGGTCGGCTTGTTGGCAATGGTTCAAGTGACATTGCTTGTCTTTATACACAACAAGGCAAAAAAGGAACTAACCAAGACGCCATGCTTGTCTGGGAG AATTTCTGTTCGAGAAGCGATACAGTGTTATGTGGTGTATTCGATGGACATGGTCCATTTGGTCATATGGTTTCAAAGAGAGTCCGAGATATGTTACCTTTCACATTATCAACTCAACTGAAAACGACCTCAGGAACAGAACAAAGCGGCTCCAAGAATGGCCTCGAGTTTGCTAGTTCCGTAGATGAAGAGCAATTGTGTGACTTACAGCAGACTGAGAAGGACGAGAAGCTACTTCCCAAGATGTATCTCCCGCTGAAACGAGCGTTGCTGAAGACTTGTCAACAGATGGATAAAGAGTTAAAAATGCATCCAACCATCAATTGTTTCTGCAGTGGAACCACTTCTGTCACTGTGATCAAACAG GGTAAGGATCTGGTGGTGGGGAATATTGGTGACTCGAGAGCCGTTCTTGCCACCATAGACCAAGACAATGCTTTGGTCGCTGTTCAATTGACAATAGACTTAAAACCAGATTTGCCAA GTGAATCAGCAAGAATCCAGAAATGTAGAGGTAGAGTCTTTGCTTTACAAGACGAGCCTGAGGTTGCACGTGTCTGGTTACCAAACAGCGATTCACCTGGTTTAGCAATGGCTCGAGCTTTTGGGGACTTCTGTCTTAAAGATTACGGTCTAATCTCTGTTCCGGATATCAACTACCATCGACTCACTGAAAGAGATCAGTTTATTATTCTAGCCACAGATGGG GTATGGGATGTTTTGTCGAACAAAGAAGCTGTTGATATTGTGGCTTCAGCTCCTAGTCGAAACACCGCGGCTCGTTCTCTAGTCGACACAGCAGTTCGAGCATGGAGGCTGAAGTATCCTACTTCCAAGAACGATGACTGCGCTGTAGTATGCCTCTTTCTTGAAGATTCTCCAGAAGAAGCGTCAATTGAAGTTTCAGAGTCCGTTGATCATTCACACAAAGAATCTACAGAGAGTGTCACCATCACAGTAAACAAAGATGCTGACAAGAAGGAAGAGGCTGCAGCAGAAACGGATGAGATCATACCGGTTTTGGAGATAAGAGAAGATAAGACGCCTGAGAGTTGCAGGATTGAGTCCAAGAAGACAACACTCGCCGAGTGTATATCGGTTAAGGATGATGAAGAGTGGTCGGCGTTGGAAGGATTGACAAGAGTCAATAGTCTTTTAAGCATTCCCAGGTTCTTCTCTGGCGAGCTAAGATCAAGTAGCTGGAGAAAATGGCTGTGA
- the LOC104755939 gene encoding syntaxin-51, translated as MGSSSDSWMKAYNEALKLSEEINGMISERSSSAETGPDAQRRASALRRKITIFGTKLDSLQSLLAQIHGKPISEKEMNRRKDMVGNLRSKSNQMANALNMSNFANRDSLLGPEIKPDDSMSRVTGMDNQGIVGYQRQVMREQDEGLEKLEETVMSTKHIAMAVGEELDLQTRLIDDLDYHVDVTDSRLQRVQKNLAVMNKNMKSGCSCMSMLLSVLGIVGLAVVIWLLVKYL; from the exons ATGGGGTCTTCGTCGGATTCATGGATGAAAGCATACAACGAGGCTTTAAAACTCTCAGAGGAGATAAATGGAATGATATCAGAAAGAAGTTCATCAGCTGAAACAGGGCCTGATGCTCAGCGTCGTGCTTCAGCTTTACGACGAAAGATCACCATTTTCGGAACCAAATTAGACAGCCTACAGTCTCTTCTTGCTCAAATTCATGGCAAACCTAT TTCAGAGAAAGAGATGAACCGGCGCAAGGATATGGTAGGGAATTTGAGGTCAAAATCAAACCAGATGGCGAATGCTTTGAACATGTCAAACTTTGCCAATAGAGACAGCTTGCTTGGACCTGAAATTAAGCCTGATGATTCCATGAGCAGAGTTACTGGCATGGATAACCAAGGAATTGTCGGGTATCAACGACAAGTTATGAGAG AACAAGACGAAGGACTTGAGAAATTGGAGGAAACAGTCATGAGTACAAAACACATTGCTATGGCTGTTGGTGAAGAGCTTGACTTGCAGACTAGGCTTATT GATGACTTGGATTACCATGTGGATGTTACTGACTCTCGCTTACAG AGAGTGCAGAAGAACCTTGCTGTCATGAATAAGAATATGAAAAGTGGTTGTTCTTGCATGTCAATGCTCTTGTCAGTGCTGGGGATCGTCGGTCTTGCTGTTGTAATATGGCTGTTGGTTAAGTATCTGTAA
- the LOC104755942 gene encoding F-box/kelch-repeat protein At1g16250-like, whose product MDWVEQSIIPGLPDDLALRCIAKLSHGYHGVLECVSRGWRDLLRSVDYSCYKARNGWSGSWLFVLTERSKNQWVAYDPEADRWHPLPRTRAVQDGWHHSGFACVCVSNCLLVIGGCYAPSVSSFPHQKPVVTKDVMRFDPFKKEWKMVASMRTPRTHFACTAVSGKVYVAGGRNLTHTRGIPSAEVYDPVADRWEELPAMPRPQMDCSGLSYRGCFHVLSDQVGFAEQNSSEVLNPVDMTWSTVEDVWPFSRAMQFAVQVMKNDRVYTIVDWGESLIKTRDTDDGEWYDIGSVPSVVLPNHPRELEAFGYGFAALRDELYVIGGKVLKWEESGAGRFDIVRLPVVRVCNPLDRPLNWRETKPMCLPAGGSIVGCVSLEESFPP is encoded by the exons AT GGACTGGGTAGAGCAGTCTATAATCCCAGGTTTACCTGATGATTTAGCTTTGAGATGCATAGCGAAGCTTTCTCATGGTTATCATGGAGTGCTCGAGTGTGTTTCCAGAGGCTGGAGAGATTTACTTCGTAGCGTTGATTACTCATGCTATAAAGCTAGAAATGGATGGTCAGGGAGCTGGTTGTTTGTGTTGACTGAACGTTCTAAGAACCAATGGGTTGCTTATGATCCTGAAGCTGATCGTTGGCATCCTTTGCCTAGAACTAGAGCTGTTCAAGATGGCTGGCATCATTCTGGTTTTGCCTGTGTTTGTGTTTCCAATTGTCTTCTTGTGATTGGGGGTTGTTATGCTCCTTCTGTGTCGTCGTTTCCTCATCAGAAGCCTGTTGTTACTAAAGATGTCATGAGGTTTGATCCGTTTAAGAAAGAATGGAAAATGGTTGCTAGTATGCGAACTCCACGGACTCACTTTGCTTGTACTGCTGTCTCTGGCAAGGTTTATGTTGCTGGAGGTCGCAATTTAACCCATACCAGGGGTATTCCATCTGCTGAGGTTTATGATCCTGTGGCTGATAG ATGGGAGGAATTACCAGCAATGCCTAGACCACAGATGGACTGCTCGGGGTTATCGTACAGAGGGTGCTTTCATGTTCTGAGTGACCAGGTGGGATTTGCAGAGCAAAATTCATCTGAAGTTTTAAATCCAGTAGACATGACTTGGTCCACTGTGGAGGATGTCTGGCCTTTCTCTAGAGCCATGCAGTTTGCTGTTCAGGTCATGAAAAATGATCGTGTGTACACTATTGTTGATTGGGGAGAAAGCTTGATTAAGACCAGGGATACAGATGATGGGGAATGGTATGATATTGGTTCAGTTCCTTCTGTTGTTCTTCCTAATCACCCGAGAGAGTTAGAGGCCTTTGGATATGGGTTTGCAGCTCTAAGGGATGAACTCTATGTTATAGGAGGCAAGGTCCTTAAATGGGAAGAATCAGGGGCTGGGAGATTTGACATTGTCAGATTGCCCGTTGTGAGGGTATGTAACCCTTTGGATAGGCCTCTGAATTggagagaaacaaaaccaatgTGCCTTCCAGCTGGTGGGTCCATCGTTGGTTGTGTATCCTTGGAAGAATCTTTTCCGCCTTAA
- the LOC104755941 gene encoding wall-associated receptor kinase-like 8 encodes MDCCDLKRFFVVLTLLRICKEAAAYNFPLALANCKDHCGDVSVLYPFGIGQGCYKDKWFEVVCSNSSDQVSVPFLLSIRREVLSFDLGSYSNSIYGRSRYQSNKIRILSPLKHTGCSNGSIGDSSSLNLTGSPFFISDSNKFTAIGCNNKALMKGKGSQIVGCEATCTYENDTARGCVGYKCCQTQIPSGLQVFDATVEKMIPGQAGCQVAYLTHFELSPSMFTSPQLQEYGKYVMMELEWVLDVFPIPSEGSTTVLCAESTKGALASIISANLYLYPPTGYQCWCKHGYQGNPYIPGGCQDIDECRNSHQNICGKNKCVNVPGSFRCESIWPAILSGTLSTGLLLLVVGIWWLCKVNKKRKAAKQKRKFFKRNGGLLLEQQTLFLQGSVNRTKLFSSNDLEKATDRFNASRILGQGGQGTVYKGMLEDGMIVAVKKSKALEEANLEEFINEIILLSQINHRNVVKILGCCLETEVPILVYEFIPNRNLFDHLHNPSEDFPMTWEVRLCISCEVADALSYLHSAASIPIYHRDVKSTNILLDEKHRAKVSDFGISRSVPIDDTHLTTIVQGTIGYVDPEYLQSNHFTGKSDVYSFGVLLIELLTGEKPVSLLRRQEVRMLGAYFLEAMRNDRLHEILDARIKEDCDQEEVLAVANLARRCLSLNSEHRPTMRDVSNELDRMKSKKRGIQSRIQNDEEHRNIRVAMPESMSLFYSSPDIVIENSSFSLESEPLMLHKTQ; translated from the exons atggaTTGTTGTGATCTTAAACGTTTCTTTGTTGTATTGACTCTATTACGAATCTGCAAAGAGGCAGCTGCTTATAATTTCCCTCTTGCACTTGCTAATTGCAAAGACCATTGCGGAGATGTCAGTGTTCTTTACCCTTTTGGGATAGGCCAAGGTTGTTACAAGGACAAATGGTTCGAGGTCGTCTGCAGCAACTCATCAGATCAAGTCTCTGTACCTTTCCTACTTAGCATCAGACGGGAAGTTCTTTCGTTTGACCTTGGAAGCTATTCAAACTCCATCTATGGCCGTTCTCGTTATCAGAGCAACAAGATTCGCATTCTGAGTCCACTGAAACATACAGGCTGTTCCAATGGATCAATAGGTGACTCGTCGTCTTTGAATCTGACGGGTAGTCCATTCTTTATATCAGACAGTAATAAGTTCACAGCTATTGGATGTAACAACAAGGCCTTGATGAAAGGCAAAGGATCACAGATCGTGGGATGTGAGGCCACATGTACTTACGAAAATGATACCGCCAGGGGTTGTGTGGGTTATAAATGCTGCCAAACCCAAATACCATCCGGTCTTCAAGTGTTTGATGCAACTGTGGAGAAGATGATACCCGGTCAAGCTGGATGTCAGGTTGCCTACTTGACACATTTCGAGTTGTCTCCGTCCATGTTCACATCTCCTCAACTACAAGAGTACGGCAAGTACGTGATGATGGAGCTGGAATGGGTTCTTGATGTTTTCCCCATCCCTTCCGAGGGTTCAACGACAGTACTATGCGCGGAAAGTACGAAAGGTGCACTAGCTTCAATAATTTCAGCAAACCTATATCTATATCCCCCAACTGGATATCAGTGTTGGTGTAAACATGGTTACCAAGGAAATCCTTATATACCTGGTGGATGTCAAG ACATTGATGAATGCAGAAATTCACATCAAAATATCTGTGGAAAGAACAAGTGTGTGAATGTGCCCGGATCATTTAGATGTGAGAGTATTTGGCCAGCCATTTTAA GTGGAACACTTAGTACTGGATTGTTGCTTTTGGTCGTTGGGATATGGTGGCTATGCAAGGTTAATAAAAAGCGGAAAGCAGCCAAGCAGAAGAGAAAGTTCTTCAAACGAAACGGAGGTTTGTTGTTAGAGCAACAAACATTGTTCCTTCAAGGCAGTGTCAACAGAACAAAACTGTTCAGCTCCAATGACCTGGAGAAGGCAACAGATAGATTCAATGCGAGCAGAATATTAGGGCAAGGCGGCCAAGGTACAGTGTATAAAGGAATGTTGGAAGATGGAATGATTGTTGCAGTCAAAAAGTCCAAAGCATTGGAAGAAGCGAATCTTGAGGAATTCATCAATGAGATAATCCTTTTGTCACAAATTAACCACCGAAATGTTGTCAAGATCTTAGGATGTTGTCTTGAGACAGAGGTACCTATATTGGTGTATGAGTTCATCCCGAACCGTAACCTTTTCGATCATCTGCACAACCCATCAGAGGATTTCCCAATGACTTGGGAAGTCCGTCTCTGCATCTCCTGCGAAGTTGCAGATGCCCTCTCATACCTGCATTCAGCCGCCTCTATCCCAATTTATCACAGAGATGTCAAGTCAACAAATATCTTATTGGATGAAAAGCACCGTGCAAAAGTGTCAGATTTTGGAATCTCGAGATCTGTTCCTATAGATGACACTCACTTGACAACAATTGTGCAAGGAACAATTGGATATGTAGACCCCGAGTACCTTCAGTCAAACCACTTCACAGGGAAGAGTGACGTCTACAGCTTTGGGGTTTTGCTCATTGAGCTCTTAACCGGAGAGAAACCTGTCTCACTTCTGAGGCGGCAAGAAGTCAGGATGTTGGGTGCTTACTTCCTCGAAGCCATGAGAAATGATAGACTTCATGAGATTCTCGATGCTCGCATCAAGGAGGATTGTGATCAAGAGGAGGTCCTTGCTGTAGCCAACCTAGCAAGAAGGTGTCTGAGCTTGAACTCAGAACATCGGCCTACCATGAGAGATGTTTCTAACGAATTGGACAGGATGAAATCCAAGAAAAGGGGCATTCAAAGCCGAATTCAGAATGACGAAGAACATAGAAACATTCGGGTTGCAATGCCCGAGTCTATGTCACTCTTTTACTCTTCTCCGGACATAGTCATTGAAAACAGCTCATTCTCACTGGAATCAGAACCACTCATGCTTCATAAGACACAGTGA